A window from Citrus sinensis cultivar Valencia sweet orange chromosome 5, DVS_A1.0, whole genome shotgun sequence encodes these proteins:
- the LOC127902497 gene encoding uncharacterized protein LOC127902497 isoform X2 has translation MRMHSFQKSLVFEGLTVEGILNDWSRIKPMIVKDWSENIDARFHLFGKVRGSQLWGIDIYTDDFDLVKEAHAAAKGAAQSARVSQSQNQQSLLSSFASSASLL, from the exons ATGAGAATgcattcttttcaaaaatccttg GTTTTCGAGGGGCTCACCGTGGAAGGGATATTGAATGACTGGTCTAGGATAAAGCCTATGATTGTGAAAGATTGGAGTGAGAATATAGATGCTCGTTTTCATCTTTTTGGCAAG GTCAGAGGCAGTCAGCTGTGGGGAATCGATATATACACAGATGACTTTGATCTTGTTAAGGAAGCTCATGCTGCAGCCAAAGGAGCAGCTCAGTCAGCACGTGTGAGTCAAAGCCAAAATCAGCAGAGTCTGTTAAGTAGCTTTGCCAGCTCAGCAAGTTTGTTGTAG
- the LOC127902497 gene encoding uncharacterized protein LOC127902497 isoform X1 gives MREGNACASHMCEEKEKEVETGYENVLLVRLLLKMRMHSFQKSLVFEGLTVEGILNDWSRIKPMIVKDWSENIDARFHLFGKVRGSQLWGIDIYTDDFDLVKEAHAAAKGAAQSARVSQSQNQQSLLSSFASSASLL, from the exons ATGAGAGAGGGGAATGCGTGTGCAAGCCACATGtgtgaagaaaaagaaaaag AGGTGGAAACAGGGTATGAAAATGTGTTACTGGTGAGGTTGCTGCTTAAGATGAGAATgcattcttttcaaaaatccttg GTTTTCGAGGGGCTCACCGTGGAAGGGATATTGAATGACTGGTCTAGGATAAAGCCTATGATTGTGAAAGATTGGAGTGAGAATATAGATGCTCGTTTTCATCTTTTTGGCAAG GTCAGAGGCAGTCAGCTGTGGGGAATCGATATATACACAGATGACTTTGATCTTGTTAAGGAAGCTCATGCTGCAGCCAAAGGAGCAGCTCAGTCAGCACGTGTGAGTCAAAGCCAAAATCAGCAGAGTCTGTTAAGTAGCTTTGCCAGCTCAGCAAGTTTGTTGTAG